One part of the Rutidosis leptorrhynchoides isolate AG116_Rl617_1_P2 chromosome 1, CSIRO_AGI_Rlap_v1, whole genome shotgun sequence genome encodes these proteins:
- the LOC139886628 gene encoding TMV resistance protein N-like isoform X1, producing MDPSSSSSCLVPYSSSKRKRDPSCSYDEHLRCKRPKYDVFLNYFFEDTGNKFVSHLKAALKHNIFTISDHNTLPIGQDMSCAQLKAIEESHTYLLVISTNYSRSVESLDELVFIMDSLPNFKNRKVIPVFLNVDPSDVRNIRGCFEEAFRMHEAMETSPPSCGSNHRDDEAAFIQNIIQDLKKIKIPLELFDAQHAVGIEPRAQPIISALRLGDLDFHNIVAVFGISGSGKTTIVQAVYDRIVAEFDCSCFIKNIQFYKNKGPYWEVKLQRDVLRGLTGNDPTHGNVGAPEIRRLMDSRKALLVLDDVDKVDDLKAVGLNSASLSCGSESRVIVTTRNKGSLVNVPHTLYDMELLDEEESFQLFVGYAYPGEDSHVDDEFVYKIVDHAGGLPLVLEVWGLHFKAHKIEEWPNLLKTLKRIPLEDVQQKLRMSYDSFLDIVCFFDGWKWDSKSYEDTYMETTDDLYRYQHSLCSILHDKDELFYPEIEIKPLVDRGLVKIEYEPYDDGRIESSVLIHEVIREMGKEVVRQQNKKEPGKRTRLVDERDVLHVLKNNSGTSSVECIRLEIDYNKSEEQQSIKKHSRCIKKDE from the exons ATggatccatcatcatcatcttcatgttTGGTCCCTTATTCTTCATCTAAAAGGAAAAGGGATCCAAGTTGTTCTTACGATGAACATCTCCGTTGTAAAAGGCCAAAGTACGATGTGTTTCTGAATTATTTTTTTGAAGATACCGGCAATAAGTTTGTAAGCCACCTGAAGGCAGCCCTGAAACACAACATTTTTACCATATCTGACCACAACACTCTTCCTATTGGCCAAGATATGAGTTGTGCCCAGTTGAAAGCTATTGAAGAGTCTCATACCTATCTTCTTGTAATTTCCACTAATTACTCTCGTTCAGTTGAGTCCCTTGATGAGTTGGTTTTCATTATGGATTCCCTACCCAATTTTAAGAACAGGAAAGTTATTCCAGTATTTTTGAATGTCGATCCGTCTGATGTTCGAAATATACGAGGATGTTTTGAGGAAGCCTTTCGAATGCACGAGGCCATGGAAACAAGCCCTCCAAGCTGCGGGTCAAATCATCG GGATGACGAGGCAGCCTTCATACAGAACATCATTCAAGATCTCAAAAAGATTAAAATTCCATTGGAGCTATTTGATGCTCAACATGCTGTTGGGATTGAACCACGGGCACAACCTATAATTTCAGCACTAAGGTTAGGTGACCTTGATTTTCACAATATTGTGGCGGTTTTTGGAATCAGCGGGTCAGGTAAAACAACTATTGTCCAAGCTGTGTATGATAGAATTGTTGCAGAATTCGACTGTAGTTGTTTTATTAAGAATATTCAATTTTACAAAAACAAGGGTCCATATTGGGAGGTTAAATTGCAGAGAGATGTCCTTCGTGGTCTAACAGGAAATGATCCGACTCACGGAAACGTTGGAGCCCCAGAGATAAGAAGATTAATGGACAGTCGAAAGGCTCTTTTGGTGCTTGATGATGTTGATAAGGTGGATGACTTGAAAGCAGTAGGTTTAAATTCTGCCTCATTAAGTTGTGGATCTGAAAGCAGAGTAATTGTGACCACAAGAAATAAAGGGTCTCTTGTTAACGTGCCACACACTCTTTATGATATGGAATTGTTGGATGAGGAGGAATCTTTCCAACTCTTTGTTGGATATGCATATCCAGGTGAAGATAGCCATGTTGATGATGAGTTTGTATACAAAATAGTCGACCACGCTGGAGGGCTTCCATTAGTTCTTGAGGTGTGGGGTCTGCATTTTAAAGCTCATAAAATTGAAGAATGGCCAAACCTATTGAAGACACTGAAAAGAATCCCTCTTGAAGATGTTCAACAGAAGCTTCGAATGAGCTATGATTCATTTCTGGATATCGTTTGTTTCTTTGATGGATGGAAATGGGATTCAAAGTCATATGAGGACACATATATGGAAACGACTGATGATTTGTATAGGTATCAGCATTCATTGTGCAGTATATTGCACGATAAAGATGAATTATTTTACCCGGAGATTGAAATCAAACCCCTTGTTGATAGAGGTCTGGTTAAAATAGAATATGAACCTTACGATGATGGGAGAATAGAATCAAGTGTGTTGATACATGAAGTGATTAGGGAAATGGGGAAAGAAGTGGTCCGCCAACAAAATAAGAAAGAGCCTGGAAAACGTACACGATTGGTGGATGAAAGAGACGTGCTTCATGTACTGAAAAATAATTCG GGAACAAGTTCTGTTGAATGCATCCGCTTGGAAATTGACTACAACAAGAGTGAAGAACAACAATCTATAAAAAAACATAGTAGGTGCATTAAAAAAGACGAATAA
- the LOC139886628 gene encoding putative disease resistance protein At4g11170 isoform X2 codes for MSIRLMFEIYEDVLRKPFECTRPWKQALQAAGQIIGIHIRNGDDEAAFIQNIIQDLKKIKIPLELFDAQHAVGIEPRAQPIISALRLGDLDFHNIVAVFGISGSGKTTIVQAVYDRIVAEFDCSCFIKNIQFYKNKGPYWEVKLQRDVLRGLTGNDPTHGNVGAPEIRRLMDSRKALLVLDDVDKVDDLKAVGLNSASLSCGSESRVIVTTRNKGSLVNVPHTLYDMELLDEEESFQLFVGYAYPGEDSHVDDEFVYKIVDHAGGLPLVLEVWGLHFKAHKIEEWPNLLKTLKRIPLEDVQQKLRMSYDSFLDIVCFFDGWKWDSKSYEDTYMETTDDLYRYQHSLCSILHDKDELFYPEIEIKPLVDRGLVKIEYEPYDDGRIESSVLIHEVIREMGKEVVRQQNKKEPGKRTRLVDERDVLHVLKNNSGTSSVECIRLEIDYNKSEEQQSIKKHSRCIKKDE; via the exons ATGTCGATCCGTCTGATGTTCGAAATATACGAGGATGTTTTGAGGAAGCCTTTCGAATGCACGAGGCCATGGAAACAAGCCCTCCAAGCTGCGGGTCAAATCATCGGTATACATATAAGAAATGG GGATGACGAGGCAGCCTTCATACAGAACATCATTCAAGATCTCAAAAAGATTAAAATTCCATTGGAGCTATTTGATGCTCAACATGCTGTTGGGATTGAACCACGGGCACAACCTATAATTTCAGCACTAAGGTTAGGTGACCTTGATTTTCACAATATTGTGGCGGTTTTTGGAATCAGCGGGTCAGGTAAAACAACTATTGTCCAAGCTGTGTATGATAGAATTGTTGCAGAATTCGACTGTAGTTGTTTTATTAAGAATATTCAATTTTACAAAAACAAGGGTCCATATTGGGAGGTTAAATTGCAGAGAGATGTCCTTCGTGGTCTAACAGGAAATGATCCGACTCACGGAAACGTTGGAGCCCCAGAGATAAGAAGATTAATGGACAGTCGAAAGGCTCTTTTGGTGCTTGATGATGTTGATAAGGTGGATGACTTGAAAGCAGTAGGTTTAAATTCTGCCTCATTAAGTTGTGGATCTGAAAGCAGAGTAATTGTGACCACAAGAAATAAAGGGTCTCTTGTTAACGTGCCACACACTCTTTATGATATGGAATTGTTGGATGAGGAGGAATCTTTCCAACTCTTTGTTGGATATGCATATCCAGGTGAAGATAGCCATGTTGATGATGAGTTTGTATACAAAATAGTCGACCACGCTGGAGGGCTTCCATTAGTTCTTGAGGTGTGGGGTCTGCATTTTAAAGCTCATAAAATTGAAGAATGGCCAAACCTATTGAAGACACTGAAAAGAATCCCTCTTGAAGATGTTCAACAGAAGCTTCGAATGAGCTATGATTCATTTCTGGATATCGTTTGTTTCTTTGATGGATGGAAATGGGATTCAAAGTCATATGAGGACACATATATGGAAACGACTGATGATTTGTATAGGTATCAGCATTCATTGTGCAGTATATTGCACGATAAAGATGAATTATTTTACCCGGAGATTGAAATCAAACCCCTTGTTGATAGAGGTCTGGTTAAAATAGAATATGAACCTTACGATGATGGGAGAATAGAATCAAGTGTGTTGATACATGAAGTGATTAGGGAAATGGGGAAAGAAGTGGTCCGCCAACAAAATAAGAAAGAGCCTGGAAAACGTACACGATTGGTGGATGAAAGAGACGTGCTTCATGTACTGAAAAATAATTCG GGAACAAGTTCTGTTGAATGCATCCGCTTGGAAATTGACTACAACAAGAGTGAAGAACAACAATCTATAAAAAAACATAGTAGGTGCATTAAAAAAGACGAATAA